The genomic DNA GGCGTTCCATCCAGAAACAGATGGCCAAACGGAGAGGACCATTCGGACCATCGAGGACATGCTGCGGATGTGTATTCTTGATTGGGCAGGAACCTGGGAGAAGCATTTACCATTGGTTGAGTTCTCGTATAACAACAGTCATCACTCGAGCATAGGGATGTGACCTTATGAAGCTTTATACGGAAGGCCATGCAAGACGCCTATGTGTTGGACGGAAGTGGGCGAAAGAAGAATATTTGGGTCACCTATTGTTCAGGAGACCATGATTAAGCTGGAGACGATTCAGGCCAACATGAAGATGGCTCAAGACCGTCAGAAGAAGTACGCAGACTAGtcaagaagagaggtaactttcGAGATAGGAGATTGGGTCTATTTGAAAGTTACTGCACAGAAAGGGAAGGACAAATTTGGCAAGGTCGGGAAACTTAAGGTCAGGTTCATTGGTCCATACAAGATCATCGGGAAGGTTGGTGAGGTAGCTTACCGTTTGGATCTGCCAGCGGATATGCATCTACATCCTGTATTTCATGTTTCCATGCTTCGGAAACATATACGGGATCCAAGTGCTGTTGAACCCGAGAGACTAAAGGAGTTGAGGACAAACCATACGTATCCGGAAGGACCAATCAGATTGGCAGAACGGCGTATTCGGAAGCTCAAGAATCGTGAGATTGCTCAAGTACAAGTGTTCTGGAGAAGACAAAACAGGATTCATGTTACTTGGGAGGATGAAGCGAGATTTAAAACCGATCACCCGGAGTTTATCCGAGAGGATGTTGTGATGGAAGAAGGAGGCCCCTCAGAGCcttagaattcgaggacgaattctgttAACGGGGGGAGAATGCAGAAaccctttaaaaaaaagaaagagaatggTTGAATATCTTTTGGGTTGTCGAGTCGCGGACGATCAGATTGTTCTTGTCTAAACCATGAGTCAAATATGCCACTAGACAATGGTTAGAAAATGTGGTAGATTGATTCAAAGGACGTTTGAAGAATGACACTTTTGGAACCACAACAGGAAGATCGGAAATTGGGtgaaaaaccctaaatttcggtATTATGGAATTTTTCAAAAAGCCGGaagctcgggaaatatttttccTTAAGATCAGAGTTTAAATGGAGGttattaaaaatactcaggCCATCAGAACGGGTGTAGAAAtatatttgggattgatcgcgggacaaAAATTCACCGGAAAGGTCGAAATCGGCCGAATTgaccaagaagctcgaggtggcttgatgtgtatgtgtTCAGGACGTAGTGTCAAACTCCTGGGAGTATGTGTGTCAAGGGAATCATGAGGTGCTGCAGTACATGCAACCTGTACATGCAAGATGAcaagtggagcacgaggtggatcggccaagcacgaggtgttgcAATGCATGCGACCGGGGCATGCGGCCAGACATGTGGAGGACATGCTGTCTCCTTGCATGGAGCCACGCCATGCATCCAGACAGGTAGAGGGCGTGGTGTCATCATGCATGAGACTGatacatgcagccagccatgtgaagcacgaggtgtcgccgcGCATGCGCCTGGAGCCATGCGAACGGACatacgggctgccacacggcttgttcctGATTGGTTGCTGATTCCTATAAATAGTCCACGACCCCCTCTCATTTCAACCCATCcagaacacatcaaacctagttccaaacgtaaagagaaagcaaagaatgaaagatcgagtttcgatagttttcgagcgatttaagcagttttcgagaacatttACTCTGCCGATTTGGAGTCAGCATCTAGAAAAGGTTCTTTTCAAGTGAAGAGAAatcagttctagtggagaccagTTCAAGTGGAGATCAGTCAAGAAGagggtctacttgtgaaggtcgggaaagggttcggatcacagaagttgggtttggggtcaacgccacggtcaaccaaaaactgtgagttataatcaattgattgctgagttgttttcatgcagggtcccgttacttggaagttggatcatggcaggaggacaggtctaactgagtaacggtttgactAGTTAAAAATTGAGGTTAggttgattaagttgatagcatgcttgttattgcttgagaaccgtagtagcatgctaatggttaggttgattggttagttagcgaatgcggaatgcttagatgatatcgctaagttgtggatagttacgtattctggaattagtcttatGTTAGATTCTGGAATATGATTGATTGTGTTAATTTGCGATTAATACTaggaaccttgtgttattttaccGGTTTTAGTATTAATCATATATTGGCCATAGAGCATTTGTGTAACacacaatgctaggcatgtttGAGGTGGATGTGTTGATTGTGTGGTAATTAATCCTagaaaccttgtgttatttttaccggggttagtattaatcgtatattggccgatagaatttgtgtaacccacaatgctaggcatattggggtgagttagtgttccttcagacctcgtacccggcgggttcaaggaaaccccttattcgctggatcgggaagactcagatagACGGGgccatggcctatggctgagttattacatgacggtgtaatgtggtagtgacccgaaggactgtggactgtcgcgcggtgacccgaaggacagtgggccgcggtcggttgaaagttccttcttctggcctttgtggtaggaagataggatattgccgatagtgaaggaggaacatAACGTCACCAGGGCCTGAGTTTGTTATAcatattatatcgtgttttgggttgttaaaccctggtttaaatcgagtttgagtttggtgatgagCTAATAATTAGcataatgctagttatcttgctatcgTTTCCGCTGTGTATTTTGgatattgcttattgttattgAATTGTGTTGTTTGgcgaacctctcgctttagattgttcggggtgggatagcgaggggttgtatttgttaaatcacccctcactcgttgttgttttcaggttaccagtagtgagctcgtagaaggcgcgggaggctaggctggctggtgtagatttgcatctttttgcttaagacgctttcagaatataagtatgtactttcgctttcttggcatgccaccacttgtataatattttgtgtattgtaaaccagatattatataagataaataaagtgAATGTTTTGTGAAAATGCCTggttgttctgatattagcttgtccgagctaacacaacgtcagattggagtatgggttgagaagccttaggcttttgTCTGAtgggacgtgttagtgggcggcctggtctagttacgaattgcactttttgtaactttggctggatttCCCGTTAACCCATCATGTAGCGCTCCTGAaccttggtagacggtcgggccatcggtcatgttcttctttgattgttggccggtggttcgACCTATGCCTAAAatggttcgggggtgttacagaggtggtatcagagcatggtttcgtccatgcgtgACACAAGTGCTTTTTAACGATTTTATAGAGTCAAAGGAGTCGCAAAATGATGATTAGGAAACCAGCCGCTTCCCGTAGTAGGATTATGACTTACCCTTTTGATTGTGTGCAGATGGCTAATCGCGGGCAGGTGATGATGGACGAGGTCGGATATGGGGAGAGGGTATGGATTGGACAGGCAGAGGATTGAGTTACAGATCAGATAAGAATAATGGAAATGGAATCAGTGAGATGTTTGGACACGATAGGAGCCATCTGCAGAGAACAAGATCTTTACCTGTTTACGATAACATTACTAGAGTGAGAGAAGACAGTatggcttgctttgagcactctaatttcttcaaagtaacagcaccggaggAACGACCTGGctagttaaggccaggagcatatcACCGAcggaagagacaagccgaccggtgctcaccgaaggcggaccgggcgacccatcccaaagttcaactacgagctttttaactgcaacaacttaaatatacgttattggagctggaattactgcggctgctggcaccagacttgccctccagtggatcctcgttaagggctttagattgtactcattccaattaccagactcaaagagcccggtattgttatttattgtcactacctccccgtgtcaggattgggtaatttgcacgcctgctgccttccttggatgtggtagccgtttctcaggctccctccccggaatcgaaccctaattctccatcacccgttaccaccatggtaggccactatcctaccatcaaaAGTTGACatggcagaaatttgaatgatgcgtcgccagcactaaggccatgcgatccgtcgagttatcatgaatcatcagagcaacgggcacagcccgcgtcgaccttttatctaataaatgtatcccttccagaagtcggggtttgttgcacgtattagctctagaattactacggttatccgagtagtagttaccatcaaacaaactttAACTGATTTAAttagccattcgcagtttcacagtctgaattcgttcatacttacacatgcatggcttaatctttgagacaagcatatgactactggcaggatcaaccaggtagcattcataaatcagggcaagaccacgtaatattcccgcaaacacatggaaagtgggaacagacgcagacttgaccgtcatcttttgtccggagacaaacgtgcttagcgggacataatttcttcgagtcaccgccacaatatttccgcaaccgagatctcagcaaacagcttattcacctttgcgaacaatgcataaattatgcaaagacgcaaggatcacaagtgccggcttatgtgttcacgacttccccactgaaggagatgccgcaaacaacattttaagcaaagcttaaaaATTCCTTCTAGATAGGTATGCAACACATGCCccagatcagttcaacaagcataaaactacgctagtgaagaaactgaggaggatagttggtctgtagttgggtgcgcgagcacagagcctacaaacactagctatccaatcaccactcatacgccaaatgttcatttgccccgctaaaatcaatctttccaaccactcttgatatgtaatcaaaagagcaactggaagacgggtgaaaccaggccaagaccacacaagcgcgaaaatttgaagttagggacAAAACGGTCcgccggaaaattcaccggaaaagttaccggaaaattcaccggagacaATCTGGCCAACGACCTTAACCtagccatcgatagtgttggaccgagcagtccaacaTTACATATTCattcgggtactgagggtaggctcaaaagagtgcctaccccttatatagacaaaacactatttttcagtttgtcaccagtagacattggttgtgttccgggagtatttttaatgtaaaaaaaaatacttcgaatttgaatctgattttttgcatgcttcataagaatggataaagctattttctggtacaTTTTCAcgatttcttttgcttctaaccatgtattttgcatgctacaaagttcggtgtttcgtggtctaaacggatttctacagcaacttttgatcaacactcgacatcctaaactctttgttgacatattttggatgtttcctttcagaaaaatttcttcaaaaatatttatttttaaatttttggcttctcgggtgattttggctgtccgtgggtgattttggcccacgtgggctaactgttcagtacacacaggacgtccgtgtgtgtccgtcagcacacacaggacgtccgtggctgtccgtgtgtgtctgtcagcacacacagaacgtctgtggctgtccatcagtacacatatcagcacgctggtccttggactcagcacgctggcccttcccgtggactgtttgggtgattttggcccacgtgggatgtctgttcagtacacacaggacgtccgtgggtgtccgccagcacacacaggacgtctgtggctctccgtcagtacacacaggacgtccgtggctgtccgtgtgtgtccatcagcgcacataggacgtccgtggctgtccatcagtacacatatcagcacgttggtccttggactcagcacgctggcccttcccgtggactgttcggtg from Brassica rapa cultivar Chiifu-401-42 unplaced genomic scaffold, CAAS_Brap_v3.01 Scaffold0590, whole genome shotgun sequence includes the following:
- the LOC117130606 gene encoding uncharacterized protein LOC117130606 translates to MIKLETIQANMKMAQDLTAQKGKDKFGKVGKLKVRFIGPYKIIGKVGEVAYRLDLPADMHLHPVFHVSMLRKHIRDPSAVEPERLKELRTNHTYPEGPIRLAERRIRKLKNREIAQVQVFWRRQNRIHVTWEDEARFKTDHPEFIREDVVMEEGGPSEP